The following proteins are encoded in a genomic region of Micromonospora olivasterospora:
- a CDS encoding DUF3618 domain-containing protein, which yields MTASDASDPGHTGADIQRTRAELADTVHALAAKTDVKARGLDSARRSKAVLGNSWSVRPRRCAARAQPCSGQHANGRTEQD from the coding sequence ATGACAGCGAGCGACGCCAGCGACCCGGGTCACACCGGCGCGGACATCCAGCGGACCCGAGCTGAACTGGCCGACACGGTACACGCGCTGGCAGCCAAAACGGACGTGAAGGCGCGCGGCCTGGACAGCGCCCGCAGATCAAAGGCCGTGCTCGGCAACAGTTGGTCGGTGCGGCCCAGGCGATGCGCGGCAAGAGCGCAGCCGTGCTCCGGACAGCACGCCAACGGGCGGACAGAGCAGGACTGA
- a CDS encoding phage holin family protein, producing the protein MSGAPGDDRKAQEPTVAQLIERATDQIRQLVRDELALARAELTGKGKSAGFAAAMFGGAGGVALYGGGALVAAFILLVATVMWAWLAALVVAVVLFAVAGLLALSGKKQTERAMPLAPQSTLGSVRKDVESVQQAAKEGRRR; encoded by the coding sequence ATGAGCGGCGCTCCCGGTGACGACCGGAAGGCCCAGGAGCCTACGGTGGCGCAGCTGATTGAGCGTGCCACCGACCAGATCCGCCAGTTGGTGCGCGACGAGTTGGCGTTGGCCCGCGCGGAGTTGACCGGCAAGGGCAAGAGCGCTGGCTTCGCTGCCGCCATGTTCGGCGGCGCGGGCGGGGTGGCGCTGTACGGCGGGGGTGCCCTTGTCGCCGCGTTCATCCTGCTAGTGGCCACGGTGATGTGGGCGTGGTTGGCCGCGCTGGTCGTGGCGGTGGTCCTGTTTGCGGTGGCTGGGCTGCTCGCGTTGTCCGGGAAGAAGCAGACCGAACGGGCGATGCCGCTCGCGCCGCAGTCGACGTTGGGCAGCGTGCGTAAGGACGTCGAGTCGGTGCAGCAGGCCGCCAAGGAGGGTAGACGGCGATGA